Within the uncultured Methanobrevibacter sp. genome, the region TGCACGTAATAATAATGGAATTAGCATATCATTTAATGGTAATGAGTATCCATTGAAAGAATCTGAAATTGCTATTGTATCTCCTAGTGCAATTGCAACAGCAGTGATAGCAAATATTTATGTTGAAAATGATAAAACTACAGTTTTAAATTTTATTCATGATTATAATAATTCAAAGGACTTGAAAAAGTTATTTGAAGATTATAAAATAAATTCTCAAATCAATAAAGAATTTTTTAGAATATTTGAAAATATTGAATATCCACTTATTAAGTTGGTTAGTCAAGAAAATTTTGATGATATTTTGGAAGAAAGTATTGAAATGAGAAATAATATTCGTGGCCAAGATGTTGGTGGATTAGGTTAAATAATAATTAAGAAGGTAATATAAATGAGTTATGAAAAAGTAGAAGATACATTTTTTGAAGCTTTTGAAGGTCAATATGTAAGAGCTTTAATCACTGGTCCTACTAGTGAATTGGTTGAAAGAGCAGCGTATGATTCAACATCAACTCCAAGTGCTGTAATTGGAAGAGTAGAAGGTGGAGTTGAAGGATTTTTATCAAAAGATGAAACTCCTGATGGACGATATGGTGCAGTAGTACAATATTGGCTTGGTGGAGATAATGTAAAAAAATTTGCATTCGAATTATCTTATAGAATTAGGCAGGATATTTTAGTTAAACCATTTATGAAAGTTTTTGATTATCCGGATAGTCAAAGTGATGAATGTATTGAAATGATGGATATTGTAGGACATTGTGGTGATGGATATGAATGGACTATTGAAGAATATGGCCGTAAATTGATTAATGTTCCAATCGCTGTTCCTGATTTTCAAATTGAGGAAAAATTATCTTTAAATAAGGGTACTATGGGGGGTAATTTTTGGTATTTGTGTGAAACTGAAGAATCAGTTTTAGAAG harbors:
- a CDS encoding formylmethanofuran--tetrahydromethanopterin N-formyltransferase, producing MSYEKVEDTFFEAFEGQYVRALITGPTSELVERAAYDSTSTPSAVIGRVEGGVEGFLSKDETPDGRYGAVVQYWLGGDNVKKFAFELSYRIRQDILVKPFMKVFDYPDSQSDECIEMMDIVGHCGDGYEWTIEEYGRKLINVPIAVPDFQIEEKLSLNKGTMGGNFWYLCETEESVLEGGKRALDAIQSVEGAIAPFDICSAASKPETNYPEIGPTTNHVYCPSLKERLGDESKVGEGVKYIPEIVINATSEEAMNKAIKAGIDAVLEVEGVIGISAGNYDGKLGDKNINLLDILK